In a genomic window of Microbacterium amylolyticum:
- a CDS encoding ECF transporter S component encodes MSTSSDQRTVTPRRMQWRVVDIVIASIVAVACAVIFVVWNTGYKIPGAFVESLLPGLNGLMIGPWLIAGVVGGLIVRKPGAAVYTETVAATISALIGNQWGPMTIVSGLAQGIGAEIILAIFLYKRFGPLVAMLAGAAAGLGGGINDRISWYAGADTAFTVIYITCTTISGAIIAGLGGWALVRGLAATGALNRFAAGRTASKRV; translated from the coding sequence ATGTCTACGTCTTCAGATCAGCGCACCGTCACGCCCCGTCGCATGCAGTGGCGTGTTGTGGACATCGTGATCGCGAGCATCGTGGCCGTCGCCTGTGCCGTGATTTTCGTCGTGTGGAACACGGGATACAAAATTCCCGGCGCCTTCGTCGAATCGCTGCTGCCCGGGCTGAACGGACTGATGATCGGCCCGTGGCTCATCGCGGGTGTTGTGGGTGGTCTGATCGTGCGCAAGCCCGGTGCCGCGGTCTACACCGAGACCGTCGCCGCAACGATCTCCGCTCTCATCGGTAACCAGTGGGGGCCGATGACGATCGTGTCGGGCCTCGCACAGGGAATCGGTGCCGAGATCATTCTCGCGATCTTCCTCTACAAGCGCTTCGGTCCCCTCGTGGCGATGCTGGCGGGTGCAGCTGCCGGTCTCGGTGGCGGCATCAACGACCGCATTAGCTGGTACGCCGGTGCGGATACCGCGTTCACGGTGATTTACATCACCTGCACGACGATTTCGGGCGCGATCATCGCGGGCCTCGGCGGGTGGGCGCTCGTGCGCGGGCTTGCCGCAACGGGTGCGCTGAATAGATTCGCGGCGGGTCGCACGGCGTCGAAGCGCGTGTGA
- a CDS encoding ABC transporter ATP-binding protein, protein MTPARIDARGWGWRYATRIAWAARDLNLTVEPGERIHLTGLSGSGKSTVLHALAGVLGADDEGEQEGHLLIDGTPPEAARGRTGLVLQDPDTQAVMARVGDDVAFGCENLGIPRDEIWRRVEEALDLVGLDVPLSHSTSALSGGQKQRLALAGALAMRPGILLLDEPTANLDPDGVVEVRDAVARVLERTGATLVVVEHREDVWAEVITRTVRLGPPAAVSGSQLSIDGADTSAPSDVLLSARDLVVGRVKGQAVTGPTDLDVRAGEVLGITGSNGAGKSTLGRTIAGLLPAISGEVIAADALRDGAKKNPMRWSSAQLLTRIGTVLQSPDHQLLASTVRKELEVGPRALSLPEDVIAERTEELLDRLRLTRLAEANPHTLSGGEKRRLTVAAMLATRPRVCVLDEPTFGQDPRTWREMVQIIHTLVSGDEPIAVVAITHDRELLDALGARELRLEGAVR, encoded by the coding sequence GTGACGCCCGCTCGCATTGATGCCCGCGGGTGGGGGTGGCGCTACGCCACCCGCATCGCGTGGGCAGCGCGGGATCTGAACCTGACGGTCGAGCCCGGGGAGCGTATCCACCTGACGGGTCTGTCCGGTTCCGGGAAGTCCACGGTTTTGCACGCGCTTGCGGGCGTTCTCGGCGCGGACGACGAGGGCGAGCAGGAGGGGCACCTGCTGATCGACGGAACGCCGCCCGAGGCGGCGAGAGGCCGGACGGGGTTGGTGCTCCAAGACCCCGATACGCAGGCCGTGATGGCGCGCGTCGGTGACGACGTGGCGTTCGGTTGCGAAAACCTGGGCATTCCGCGCGACGAGATCTGGCGGCGTGTGGAGGAGGCGCTCGACCTCGTCGGGCTCGATGTTCCCCTCTCGCATTCGACATCGGCGCTATCGGGAGGGCAGAAGCAGCGGCTTGCGCTGGCGGGAGCGCTCGCAATGCGCCCCGGAATTCTCTTGCTGGACGAGCCAACGGCCAACCTCGACCCCGACGGCGTTGTCGAGGTGCGCGACGCCGTTGCCCGGGTGCTGGAGCGAACCGGCGCGACGCTTGTCGTTGTCGAACACCGTGAAGATGTCTGGGCAGAGGTGATCACCCGTACGGTGCGGCTCGGTCCGCCAGCAGCAGTCAGTGGCTCGCAGCTGAGCATCGACGGCGCCGATACCTCTGCGCCGTCCGATGTGCTGCTGTCGGCCCGCGATCTCGTCGTCGGCCGTGTGAAGGGTCAGGCGGTCACGGGCCCAACGGACCTGGATGTGCGCGCCGGTGAGGTGCTGGGCATCACGGGCTCGAACGGCGCCGGAAAGTCGACTCTCGGTCGCACCATCGCCGGACTTCTCCCGGCAATCTCGGGGGAGGTGATCGCGGCCGATGCGCTCCGAGACGGGGCGAAGAAGAACCCGATGCGGTGGTCATCGGCGCAGCTGCTCACCCGCATCGGCACGGTTTTGCAGTCGCCCGATCACCAGCTGCTGGCCTCGACGGTGCGGAAGGAGCTTGAGGTCGGGCCGCGCGCCCTCTCCCTCCCGGAGGATGTCATCGCCGAGCGCACCGAGGAACTGCTTGATCGCCTGCGCCTCACCCGCCTTGCCGAGGCGAATCCGCACACCCTGTCGGGCGGTGAGAAACGGCGCCTCACGGTGGCGGCAATGCTTGCCACCCGGCCGCGGGTCTGCGTTCTTGACGAGCCGACCTTCGGACAAGACCCGCGTACCTGGCGCGAGA